The region AAACATTCTTTGCAAGCATGCAACTTCCAACCGAACCTATAAAGCTTAACTCATGGAGTACGATAACAGATGTTTCAAAATTCATTGAAGGTCATTTACCAATTGTGAAAGCGAACAATGGAAATAAAACCTTTAAACCATACCTTGACAGATTACATGAATTAAAGCAATATTTAATTAGAAATTTAAATTAACCCAGGAAATTACTGCAAAACAAAATACAAATTTTTCAGAAAAGGCTTTAGATATTATTGATTTATACTGATAGAGAACATGTCCATACGGACAAGTTTTGCAAATTCTCCTGTTTTCGCCATTTGGGTCACCTAAACCTAAAAATTGATATTAAATGCTGAAAGCAACTCTTTTTGCTCTTTTGTATTAGCCATAACTATTTCAACTGTTCTATTTGAAACCGGTAATATTGTTTTAATTCCATAAATTGATTTTAGTATATCTAATGCTTTTTCAGGGGTTAACCCTGTATGCTTTTCAACGAGTTGCCTTTCAAACTCTTTGTATAGTTTATAACTGCAAAATGCTATTAATAAATGAGTTTCTATCCTACTTGCTTTTCTATGATAAATAGGGCGAACTTTAAGATCTGTTTTAGATATCCTGAACGCCTTCTCTATTTGCCATAACTGCCTGTACTGATCAATTACTTCTTGCGGATTTAAAGAAGAATTGGTGATGTAGCCTTTGAGACCATCCCATTTACTGTCAGATGTAATCTTCTCTAAATCCAAACTTATGGTAGCGTTTCCTTCAATTTTCAAAAACTTGTTGTACCCCTTATTGTTTATATTTTCTTTAGTTAACTTGCCTGAGATGATTCGCTTTTCAAGTCTTTTAATTCCATTATCCCTATTATGTGCATCTTTTCTAGCTCGTTTTTCAGAGTAATTTACAATTAGTTTTGTCAGTTCTTCTTTTTCAAATTCGTGGATAGTGTCACTTGCCCACCTCTTAGAAATAATTTGGCCTTTTAGTTCTTTTGTTTCGTTTTTGATTCTTGCCCCCAAGATGAACTCATAACCATGGTTTAGTAGTTGTTCGATATTGCTCTTTGACAGAAGTCCTGCATCCGCAACTACAACCAACTTCCCCGGGTCATACCTTCTTTTGAAGTGCTCTAGTACAGGAATAAGCGTTTCTCCTTCATATTTGTTTCCTTCAAACATCTCAAATGCTAAAGGATAACCTCCGGTGGTTACCAATAAACCAAGAACAATTTGAGGGCAGTGTGGCTTTCCATCTTTGCTAAATCCAAGTTTTCTTAACTCATCTTCCCTGGAAGCTTCAAAGTACAAAGTGCTAACGTCATAGAAGACTGCTGATAAAACACCATTAAAAAGTTTTAAGGTATGCTGATAACTTATTAGTTGCAGTTGCTCTTTGTGCCCTTGATTGAGCTTGTCCAAATAACGATAAACTGATGACATGGGGTAATGCTCCTGATAATGCCGTGACAGGTATTCAATAGTTCTTAGTTTACTGCCTGGATAAAGCAATCTGGAGATTACCAGATGACGCAAAAGTTTTTCCGGAACCTGATTAAAACCTATTTCATTGAAGATATTTACCAAAACAAGTTCTGTCCCTATGATGCGGACTGCCTGGATACTCTCACGAACAAAATTAATGTGATGTACATCCTGATCGTAATTAAACTCAATAGCCTTTTGTTTAGAAAGTTTTTCTATCTCTTTACGAGCTAAACTCTCAAGTTGTTTAATATCGCTCTCTACATGAGCCGCACCCATTGACTTAACGAGTTTTTGCTTGCCATTTTGCTTCTCTAAAATGTATATGCTTATGCTTCCTGAAGTGTTTTTCTTTCTTCTAATGTACATGATTGATAAACCCGTAAAATACAAATATACAAACGGGTCACCTATATCAAAAATAAAATGCCCTATTAATAGGCAATTCAGGG is a window of Bacteroidales bacterium DNA encoding:
- a CDS encoding IS1634 family transposase, which encodes MYIRRKKNTSGSISIYILEKQNGKQKLVKSMGAAHVESDIKQLESLARKEIEKLSKQKAIEFNYDQDVHHINFVRESIQAVRIIGTELVLVNIFNEIGFNQVPEKLLRHLVISRLLYPGSKLRTIEYLSRHYQEHYPMSSVYRYLDKLNQGHKEQLQLISYQHTLKLFNGVLSAVFYDVSTLYFEASREDELRKLGFSKDGKPHCPQIVLGLLVTTGGYPLAFEMFEGNKYEGETLIPVLEHFKRRYDPGKLVVVADAGLLSKSNIEQLLNHGYEFILGARIKNETKELKGQIISKRWASDTIHEFEKEELTKLIVNYSEKRARKDAHNRDNGIKRLEKRIISGKLTKENINNKGYNKFLKIEGNATISLDLEKITSDSKWDGLKGYITNSSLNPQEVIDQYRQLWQIEKAFRISKTDLKVRPIYHRKASRIETHLLIAFCSYKLYKEFERQLVEKHTGLTPEKALDILKSIYGIKTILPVSNRTVEIVMANTKEQKELLSAFNINF